A genome region from Tenebrio molitor chromosome 4, icTenMoli1.1, whole genome shotgun sequence includes the following:
- the Spt-I gene encoding serine palmitoyltransferase 1 — protein sequence MFDEVLFQQRLNDFKPEPLITPVDSKEEDIEIPMVAEDDNNIDLAKGNYLNVLNNDEIKKASEDLIREYGVGTCGPRAFYGTTDVHLELEEYLAKFLHLEESIVYSYGFVAISSSIAAYCKKSDVVFIDEHANFAIEQGLVAARSKVVKFAHNDPEDFKTKVQEVVEKEKKKTRKFLIVEGISWRTGKLCPLPEFIAVTEEFKMRIFLEESYTLGVFGATGRGLTEYYNIDPTRLDMIMGTLEGAIGSIGGFCAGSNMTIEHQRLSGSGYIFSASLPTYLVKVVLKSIELLGDAPQKFSEFAKTFHRFLESECRFNVESHPEAPFKLIRIEPKTDETKVYQYCKEKGVHFIQNDEGLVINLNVVLLDEKEKLERVYEVLKGASGLIA from the exons ATGTTTGACGAAGTTCTTTTCCAACAACGCCTCAATGACTTCAAGCCCGAACCTCTGATAACCCCAGTGGACTCTAAAGAAGAGGACATAGAAATTCCCATGGTGGCGGAAGACGACAACAACATCGATTTGGCCAAAGGGAACTATCTGAACGTTTTGAACAACGACGAAATTAAAAAGGCTTCTGAAGATCTGATCAGGGAGTACGGCGTGGGGACGTGCGGGCCTCGAGCTTTTTACG GCACCACTGATGTGCACCTTGAACTAGAAGAGTACCTCGCCAAGTTTTTACATTTGGAAGAATCCATCGTTTATTCTTATGGATTTGTGGCGATCTCGAGTTCCATCGCGGCTTATTGCAAAAAGAGCGACGTGGTTTTTATCGACGAACACGCGAATTTCGCGATCGAACAGGGTCTAGTCGCTGCCCGCAGCAAAGTCGTGAAATTCGCTCACAACGACCCGGAAGACTTCAAAACCAAAGTCCAGGAGGTGGtggaaaaagagaaaaagaaaactaggAAGTTCTTGATTGTTGAGGGAATTTCCTGGCGCACCGGAAAACTCTGCCCCCTTCCTGAGTTCATCGCGGTGACGGAGGAATTCAAAATGCGGATCTTCCTCGAGGAGAGCTACACATTAGGGGTCTTCGGCGCGACCGGTCGGGGGTTGACCGAGTATTACAACATCGACCCGACGAGGCTCGACATGATCATGGGGACGCTCGAAGGGGCGATCGGCTCGATCGGCGGCTTCTGCGCCGGCTCTAATATGACGATCGAGCACCAGCGACTTTCGGGTTCTGGGTACATCTTCTCGGCGTCGCTTCCCACTTATCTGGTGAAGGTCGTACTGAAATCGATCGAGTTGTTGGGGGATGCCCCCCAAAAATTCTCAGAGTTCGCCAAAACTTTCCACCGGTTCCTGGAATCGGAGTGCAGGTTTAACGTCGAGAGTCACCCGGAGGCCCCCTTCAAATTGATCCGCATCGAACCAAAGACGGACGAGACCAAAGTGTATCAGTATTGCAAAGAGAAAGGTGTTCATTTTATACAGAACGATGAAGGCTTGGTGATTAATTTGAACGTGGTGTTGCTCGACGAGAAAGAGAAGCTGGAAAGGGTTTACGAAGTCTTGAAGGGCGCGTCTGGGTTAATcgcttaa
- the LOC138128054 gene encoding uncharacterized protein — protein sequence MDLTPPEEAKLPYSHSSTPLTHLPPNRKRKHDDTFDFPTSPKFSSTLNESLITALQDKCLLGSLPGTPEKQRNILARTVVVSSPIQESWRILYGSLKEVKPERDRRVRNCFVSNNTRTLFDTILRNNVIMKVFFKYLSDGDLYRFSQVCKSAYKAVEGNRDAFERYRVYKRRYKNNKENYVITPPGSPAKCDSPPRTSDENFNKILRVARGLTRSQSLNKCRKCGHVTVVENEVAQCQNVNSCGLIYCLLCSSYSETGAKDFRDSCGHATLRTTLGNMSNHMDESYFNFSSQDSGFYSESESPPKVRRNLFTSTTETPKALSVCNKNRVVVTYKKKEAISCVPVLLNREQSRMQLDCDSPPRYSYAVGSKQSKKNLKRLTR from the exons ATGGACCTGACACCCCCCGAAGAGGCGAAACTTCCTTACAGTCACTCGTCGACTCCTCTCACACATTTACCCCCAAACCGTAAACGCAAACACGACGACACCTTCGACTTCCCAACGAGCCCGAAATTTTCGAGCACTCTGAACGAGTCCTTGATCACAGCTTTACAAGACAAGTGTCTGCTCGGCTCGCTTCCAGGGACGCCGGAAAAACAGCGCAACATATTGGCGAGAACGGTTGTGGTCTCGTCGCCTATTCAAGAGTCCTGGAGGATCCTGTATGGGAGCCTGAAGGAAGTCAAGCCTGAACGCGACAGGCGTGTGAGGAACTGCTTTGTGTCCAACAATACGCGGACCTTGTTCGACACTATATTGAGGAACAACGTGATCATGAAGGTGTTTTTCAAGTATTTGTCAGATGGGGACCTGTACAGGTTTAGTCAGGTGTGCAAGTCAGCGTACAAGGCGGTAGAAGGGAACAGAGATGCTTTCGAACGGTACCGCGTCTACAAGAGGCGCTACAAAAACAACAAGGAGAATTACGTGATCACCCCGCCAGGGTCTCCAGCCAAATGCGACAGTCCTCCGCGGACCAGTGACGAGAACTTCAACAAAATCCTTCGA GTCGCCAGGGGGCTGACGAGGTCCCAGTCGTTGAACAAATGCCGAAAGTGCGGCCACGTCACCGTCGTCGAGAACGAAGTGGCCCAGTGTCAAAACGTGAACTCTTGCGGCCTCATCTACTGCCTCCTCTGCTCGAGCTATTCGGAGACGGGCGCCAAGGACTTCCGGGACTCGTGCGGCCACGCCACCTTGCGCACCACACTGGGAAACATGAGTAATCACATGGATGAGTCTTACTTCAATTTTTCCAGTCAGGATTCGGGTTTCTACTCGGAGAGCGAGTCGCCGCCGAAAGTCCGGAGGAATCTCTTCACTAGCACCACGGAAACCCCCAAAGCTCTCTCGGTCTGCAACAAGAACCGAGTGGTGGTCACGTACAAGAAGAAGGAGGCGATTTCGTGCGTGCCAGTCTTGCTGAACAGGGAGCAGAGCAGGATGCAGCTCGACTGTGACAGCCCCCCGAGGTACAGTTACGCCGTCGGGTCGAAGCAGAGCAAGAAGAATCTGAAGAGACTAACGCGTTAG
- the LOC138127631 gene encoding putative uncharacterized protein ENSP00000383309, protein MRGKTDHKACGNCNKEIPPHNYVLHTAHCARNITLCHLCTEPIPRNQFESHKKACPCVVAKQKKKPPPPSPIKLELSSYYREQKAIQDKKAAARKERLIRKYDRMLDPGYKLGSGKPREKCLVCWNFKDDLSHFLGLCLPKDFDSFVPKPPTFEYATAAFSLLPTITTTTTETTHSTSAGAFLFIPRGTVGGSRHQSAGDKKASGDAPVYQFYHGATPRGIFRFGAEQLPRQPPTAVTTASAPTHHDTATKPTAAAAFSLLPTITTTKETTNSTAAGASLFIPRRTAGGSRHQPADYKNASGDAPVYHGATPREVFRVDAGQLPRQPPTAVTTASALTQHDTATKPTATNAFSLLPTITTTKETTNSTAAGASLFIPRRTAGGSRHQPADHKNASGDAPVYHGATPREVFRVDAGQLPRQPPTAVTTASNPTHHDTATKPTAAAAFSLLPTITTTKETTQSTSAGAFLFIPRGTAGGSRHQPADDKNASGDAPVYYGATSREVFRVDAGQLPRQPPTAVTTASALTQHDTATKPTATNAFSLLPTITTTKETTNSTAAGASLFIPRRTAGGSRHQPADYKNVSGDAPVYHGATPREVFRVDAGQLPRQPPTAVTTASALTQHDTATKPTATNAFSLLPTITTTKETTNSTAAGASLLIPKIWDAHLANINVTDTCKKLEAMKM, encoded by the exons ATGAGAGGCAAGACAGATCACAAAGCCTGCGGCAACTG CAATAAAGAAATCCCCCCACACAACTACGTGTTGCACACGGCGCACTGCGCCCGCAACATCACTCTCTGCCACCTCTGCACAGAACCGATCCCGAGGAATCAGTTCGAGAGCCATAAGAAGGCCTGCCCCTGCGTGGTAGCCAAGCAGAAGAAGAAGCCGCCGCCGCCGTCTCCCATCAAGCTGGAACTCAGTTCGTACTACCGGGAGCAAAAAGCGATCCAGGACAAGAAGGCGGCGGCGAGGAAAGAGCGGCTGATACGGAAGTACGACAGAATGCTGGACCCGGGGTACAAGCTCGGCAGTGGGAAACCACGCGAAAAGTGTTTGGTGTGTTGGAATTTTAAGGACGACCTAAGCCACTTTCTCGGTCTTTGTTTACCAAAAGATT TTGATTCATTTGTTCCAAAACCTCCGACCTTCGAGTACGCCACCGCCGCTTTTTCACTACTACcaacaataacaacaacaacaacagaaACCACCCACTCCACTTCCGCCGGCGCCTTTCTCTTTATTCCAAGAGGAACCGTCGGCGGAAGCCGACACCAATCGGCAGGCGACAAAAAGGCCAGTGGTGACGCTCCTGTCTATCAATTCTATCATGGAGCAACACCAAGAGGAATATTTCGTTTCGGTGCAGAGCAGCTGCCGCGTCAACCCCCAACCGCCGTGACAACCGCTTCCGCCCCCACCCATCATGATACAGCAACCAAACCAACCGCCGCCGCCGCTTTTTCACTACTACCAAcgataacaacaacaaaagaaaCCACCAACTCCACTGCCGCCGGCGCCTCTCTCTTTATTCCAAGAAGAACCGCCGGCGGAAGCCGACACCAACCGGCAGACTACAAAAACGCCAGTGGTGACGCTCCTGTCTATCATGGAGCAACACCCAGAGAAGTATTTCGTGTCGATGCAGGGCAGCTGCCGCGTCAACCCCCAACCGCCGTAACAACCGCTTCCGCCCTCACCCAGCATGATACAGCAACCAAACCAACCGCCACCAACGCTTTTTCACTACTACCAAcgataacaacaacaaaagaaaCCACCAACTCCACTGCCGCCGGCGCCTCTCTCTTTATTCCAAGAAGAACCGCCGGCGGAAGCCGACACCAACCGGCAGACCACAAAAACGCCAGTGGTGACGCTCCTGTCTATCATGGAGCAACACCCAGAGAAGTATTTCGTGTCGATGCAGGGCAGCTGCCGCGTCAACCCCCAACCGCCGTAACAACCGCTTCCAACCCCACTCATCATGATACAGCAACCAAACCAACCGCCGCCGCCGCTTTTTCACTACTACCAAcgataacaacaacaaaagaaaCCACCCAATCCACTTCCGCCGGCGCCTTTCTCTTCATTCCAAGAGGAACCGCCGGCGGAAGCCGACACCAACCGGCAGACGACAAAAACGCTAGTGGTGACGCTCCTGTCTATTATGGAGCAACATCCAGAGAAGTATTTCGTGTCGATGCAGGGCAGCTGCCGCGTCAACCCCCAACCGCCGTAACAACCGCTTCCGCCCTCACCCAGCATGATACAGCAACCAAACCAACCGCCACCAACGCTTTTTCACTACTACCAAcgataacaacaacaaaagaaaCCACCAACTCCACTGCCGCCGGCGCCTCTCTCTTTATTCCAAGAAGAACCGCCGGCGGAAGCCGACACCAACCGGCAGACTACAAAAACGTCAGTGGTGACGCTCCTGTCTATCATGGAGCAACACCCAGAGAAGTATTTCGTGTCGATGCAGGGCAGCTGCCGCGTCAACCCCCAACCGCCGTAACAACCGCTTCCGCCCTCACCCAGCATGATACAGCAACCAAACCAACCGCCACCAACGCTTTTTCACTACTACCAAcgataacaacaacaaaagaaaCCACCAACTCCACTGCCGCCGGCGCCTCTCTCttaattccaaaaatctgGGACGCCCACTTGGCCAACATCAACGTTACAGATACCTGCAAAAAACTGGAAGCTATGAAAATGTGA